The window AATTTATGGTTGAAGAAATATCCGCGAATGAAAAAATAGATGCGTGAGTATATAAAAGTAATGTTAAAATTAGTATAGCCGGTAAACGTATTATCCTTCTCATAAAAGTTATCTTAAGTCCTTACATCATACCGATTTAAGTGATACATTAATAATACCATTTTCTATTAATCATTAACAGTATTGAATGAAATAATAGTTAGAATAACCATGATTACTACGGTTTTTGTATAATCGCCTGTACATTCCGCCATTTACGCCGGGTGCCGTAGGGTAGCGCGCCGGTTTCGCGGAAGTACGACGCAATGAACGATTCCGTTTTTTTGTTGGGATACCCGCTGCCAAAATCGTAGCCAACAACTTTGTGGAGTTTTATAATCTCACGGTCCCGGGTAACTTTTGCGATAACCGACGCTGCGGATACTACGGGGTACGTGTCGTCCGCTTTGGGCTCGTACACAATATCGTAGGAATACCCGGTTTTGTCGAACACTTCAGAGTGTATATATTGGCAAAACAGTTTTTTTGCCAGTGCGCCAAGTGAATCAATGTATAAACATGAAATCCGTAGGCTGGATTTATGGACTTTCAACAACAACTCTGTGATCGCGGATAAACATAATGATGTAAGGCCAAAAGAATCAATTTCTTTGGGTAAAACTTTTTTTGTGTAGCACTTTGCCGATAGTTTCAATAATTTTGGGTACAAATACTCACGTTTTAGAGACGAAAGTTTTTTGCTATCCTGCACACCTAACTTCTTGAGTGTATCAATTTTTGTTGTGGGTATTACATACGCAGTTATCACCAATGGACCGATACACGGCCCACGGCCGGCTTCGTCAATCCCAACGATAAACCGTTGATTACCCGGCACGGCTAAATAACCTTTCCGCGTTTTGTGTTGTTACTTCATCGAGTTCATGCGGGTCCATCTTACGTAATCCTGCAATAAATTCAAGTGTATGTTTCACAAACGACGGTTCATTAACTTCTCCCCGGTGCGGCACCGGCGCGAGGTATGGGCAATCGGTTTCTACTACCAGCCGGTCAAGCGGTGCTGCCTGTGCAACGTCAACTACATCACTGTGTTTCCCGTGTTTTACTTTAAACGTTACCGTCCCGGGGATTGAGATATAAAACCCAAGCCCCAGTACCTGTTCCATTGCGTTGAGATCCCCGGAGAAACAATGAAATACGCCGCGTACTGCGGAGCATTTTTTTAATACCGATAATGTTGGTTCCATAGCATCACGTGAATGTATGATTACCGGTAAATTATGTTGTTGCGCAAGGTTTAACTGATGCAGAAATACAGATTCCTGTATTGCAGCGGGGGATAAAAGGTAATGATAATCCAGCCCGATTTCTCCAATTGCTACAACATCCGTATCTTTCACGTGAGTAGACACAAAACTGTCAAGTTCAGATAAAACAGTTTTCCCGGCGTTATGCGGATGCGCGCCAAGCGCGAACCGTATACGTATCCCGCGTTCATTCGCAGGGGGTAAGACTTGAGAGGTTGCCAAGGAATATTCTTCTTCTGAATCACACATACAGATAACAGAACAAACGCCATTCTCTTTTGCACGGGTAAGAACATCGCTTATTTGCGGTAATATTTTGTCATCGGCAAGATGCGCGTGGGTGTCAATCAAAAAAATCTGCCTCCCATTATTTTACCTGCGGGAAAAAAGTGAACCGGTAAGAAAAGAACCCGAATATTTCGTAACTCGTACCATACCCGTCAAAATAGTTGAGGTATGCAAATTCAAAACTTATCCCAAACAATTGCCCAAGGTTGGTATATATAAGCCAGGGTTGTAACGGATGGTCAAGCGGATGTACGCCTTCCACACGGAACCTTACCCAGGGTATCTGCCGGGTTTCAAATCCGGCATACAACGCGAGGTCACGGTGGACCCAATCTGTGCGGGTTTTCAGGAATTCTGAGAGTAATGGAAAAATTTTATCTTCATTACCCTTGCTTAGCCCAAGATGTATCCAATTGTACCCGATCTGTTTACTTACCGCAACGTATCCGCTGGCGGTAACATCGGATTGTTCACCGATACGGAACGCCACGGTTGACGATCCCCGCGGGCTGGTAAATATATAGGTATAACGGTACCCGATTGCCCAGTTAAACCAAAACGTGCGTTCGGTTTCCATTACCATTTTTATGTCGGTATTCAATAATAATAATCCGGATGGCGCAAAAAGCTGGGGTTCCAGAAAATCGCTGAACTGATTACGTGTTTCACCAAAGATACGGCCGATGTAGTAGGAAAATAAAAAGTCTACGTTTAACCCGCGGGTTGGTGTTTTCTCGCGGTAGGCGGTGGACATATACGATAATCCGGACTTAAAAGTTGATATTTTTGCGGCTGACGGGTCGGATAACGCAAACGCAACATCTTCCTTATTAATCGCCTGGACACGATAATAATATAACCTATTTTCTTTATAAAAATAATCAGTGAACTTAGTTGTTTTGACAGGTTTTTTAGTGAGATTAATCCATGGGCCAAGGATTGATGTGCTGCGGTAAACAAAATAGTTTAATGGTTCCGTTGTTGGCGGTGACCATGTGAGTTTGATGTTATCCAAAGATTTTACCTGCAGGTTTTCAAGTTTTGCTAATCCCGAAAGTGTGAACACGGGTTCACCAGTATTTTCAGTTGCGGCGAATAACGGAGTCATCATCAAACCTGGATAGGAAATATTAAAAAGTAGTAATATTAGTACCAAAATATTTTTCATGATATCACCTTTGGTTTTGTTTGTGCTTCAAATACGCGGCGTAACCGGTCTTTCTGCAGTGTCTCCGACCGGCTGAATGATATACCGTAAACAAAACCCTGTTCATTCGCGCTTGGCGAAAATTTATGGAGTACCGTCCCAAGCATTATAAATTCGTTATGCGGGGGTAAGGTAAATTTTAGGATCAACCTTGTCTTTAACTCAATATCATCACGTAACCGTACCGCTACACCTGATACACTGATGTTTGCCATTAAACCGGTATTATGATACATTTTGTCATCCGCTTTATAGATTTCAACGTCAATCTTATTACGCTGGGTATCAACTCTTTCTGCTAGCCGCCGGTTTGAAGGCTTTTCTTGTTCAGGCATAGTTATGCAGGTTTGGTTAACGCGTTTTTTACGTAACCCATTAACCCGCCGGAATTAATTATTTTTGTCATAAACTCCGGGAAAGGTTGAGCTTGAATTTTAATATTTCCAGCGAGATTAATAATCTCGCCTGTAGATAAGTCTATCTTAACCGTATCGCCGGTCTTAACCGCATTTACGATCCCCGGTGCCACCATAATAGGTAATCCTATATTAATGGCGTTACGGTAAAATATGCGCGCGTATGATTCTGCGATTACCAGCGCAACCCCTGCTGCTTTGATTGCTACTGGCGCGTGTTCTCTCGAGGAGCCACAGCCAAAGTTCGCGCCGGCGACAATAATGTCTCCGGGTTTCACTGTTTTTACGAACTCAGCGTCAATGTCTTCCATACAATGCCGCGCTAACTCTTTCGCGTCGGAAGAGTTGAGGTACCGCGCAGGTATGATTTCGTCGGTATTAACGTTGTCTCTATACTTAAACACTTTCCCTTGAATACTCATAAATATTGTCTCCAGTATTATAAAACTTTGTCCGGATGTACGATATACCCTTTAACCGCAGTCGCAGCGGCAACCGCGGGGTTTACTAAATACACCTCGCTCTTAGTACTGCCCATACGCCCAACGAAGTTACGGTTGGTTGTTGCAGCACAGCGTTCTCCACCCGCTAAAATACCCATGTGCCCGCCTAAACACGGCCCGCAGGTTGGCGTAGAAACTGTTGCGCCGGCTGTCATAAAGGTTTTTAGTAAACCTTCCTTCATCGCCTGCATCCATACCGCCGGTGTTGCTGGGAAAATTATTACCCTGACATTAGGGTTAACCTTTTTCCCGGTTAAGATTTTTGCTGCAATCCGTAAATCTTCAATCAACCCGTTGGTACAGCTGCCGATAACCACTTGGTCGACATAAACTTTTTTAATACTCCGCACGTCCTTTGCATTCTCCGGTAAATGGGGGAAGGACACTTGCGGAAATACTTTTGTAACGTCAATATCAACAACGGTTTTGTATTTCGCGTCCGGATCGCTGGTGTACACTTTATATTTCCGCAAAACTTTATCCTTTAAAAACGCAGTTGTAGTGTTATCCACATAAAAAATCCCGTTTTTCGCGCCGGCTTCGATTACCATGTTGCAAATAGTCAACCGGCTTGCCATAGACAACTGTTTTACGGTATCTCCATGGAATTCTAACGTGCAATAATTCGCGCCGTCTACCCCGATTTTACCGATGAGGTACAATATTAAATCTTTACCGGTGACCCATTTGTTGAGCTTGCCGGAGAACACCACTTTAATCGCTTCCGGTACGCGTAACCATATTTTGCCGGTTGCCATAACTGCTGCAAGATCAGTTGAGCCAACACCCGTGGAGACCGCACCGATTGCGCCGTATGTACAGGTATGCGAATCTGCGCCAATAACAAGCTCGCCCGGCGCTACCAACCCTTGTTCGGGCAACAACGCGTGCTCGATCCCGCACCGGCCGGTATCATAAAAATGTAACAATTTTTGTTCTCTCGCGAAGTCACGGAGGAACTTGCATTGTTCCGCGGATTTAATATCTTTGTTCGGCGTAAAATGGTCCATCACGAGTACTACGCGTTTACGGTCAAAGACTTTTTGTGCGCCGACTTTACGGAATTCCTGTACCGCCAACGGTGCAGTGATATCATTACCCAATGCGAGATCGACTTTTGCTTCAATAAACTCGCCGGGGTTGGCTTGTTTCACCCCGAAATGCGCAGCCAATATTTTTTGTGTAATTGTTTGTCCCATATTTTTACCTTCTATAATCCTTAAGACG is drawn from Elusimicrobiota bacterium and contains these coding sequences:
- the rnhB gene encoding ribonuclease HII, whose protein sequence is MPGNQRFIVGIDEAGRGPCIGPLVITAYVIPTTKIDTLKKLGVQDSKKLSSLKREYLYPKLLKLSAKCYTKKVLPKEIDSFGLTSLCLSAITELLLKVHKSSLRISCLYIDSLGALAKKLFCQYIHSEVFDKTGYSYDIVYEPKADDTYPVVSAASVIAKVTRDREIIKLHKVVGYDFGSGYPNKKTESFIASYFRETGALPYGTRRKWRNVQAIIQKP
- a CDS encoding TatD family hydrolase; the protein is MIDTHAHLADDKILPQISDVLTRAKENGVCSVICMCDSEEEYSLATSQVLPPANERGIRIRFALGAHPHNAGKTVLSELDSFVSTHVKDTDVVAIGEIGLDYHYLLSPAAIQESVFLHQLNLAQQHNLPVIIHSRDAMEPTLSVLKKCSAVRGVFHCFSGDLNAMEQVLGLGFYISIPGTVTFKVKHGKHSDVVDVAQAAPLDRLVVETDCPYLAPVPHRGEVNEPSFVKHTLEFIAGLRKMDPHELDEVTTQNAERLFSRAG
- a CDS encoding fibronectin type III domain-containing protein — translated: MKNILVLILLLFNISYPGLMMTPLFAATENTGEPVFTLSGLAKLENLQVKSLDNIKLTWSPPTTEPLNYFVYRSTSILGPWINLTKKPVKTTKFTDYFYKENRLYYYRVQAINKEDVAFALSDPSAAKISTFKSGLSYMSTAYREKTPTRGLNVDFLFSYYIGRIFGETRNQFSDFLEPQLFAPSGLLLLNTDIKMVMETERTFWFNWAIGYRYTYIFTSPRGSSTVAFRIGEQSDVTASGYVAVSKQIGYNWIHLGLSKGNEDKIFPLLSEFLKTRTDWVHRDLALYAGFETRQIPWVRFRVEGVHPLDHPLQPWLIYTNLGQLFGISFEFAYLNYFDGYGTSYEIFGFFSYRFTFFPQVK
- a CDS encoding PilZ domain-containing protein is translated as MPEQEKPSNRRLAERVDTQRNKIDVEIYKADDKMYHNTGLMANISVSGVAVRLRDDIELKTRLILKFTLPPHNEFIMLGTVLHKFSPSANEQGFVYGISFSRSETLQKDRLRRVFEAQTKPKVIS
- a CDS encoding 3-isopropylmalate dehydratase small subunit yields the protein MSIQGKVFKYRDNVNTDEIIPARYLNSSDAKELARHCMEDIDAEFVKTVKPGDIIVAGANFGCGSSREHAPVAIKAAGVALVIAESYARIFYRNAINIGLPIMVAPGIVNAVKTGDTVKIDLSTGEIINLAGNIKIQAQPFPEFMTKIINSGGLMGYVKNALTKPA
- the leuC gene encoding 3-isopropylmalate dehydratase large subunit; its protein translation is MGQTITQKILAAHFGVKQANPGEFIEAKVDLALGNDITAPLAVQEFRKVGAQKVFDRKRVVLVMDHFTPNKDIKSAEQCKFLRDFAREQKLLHFYDTGRCGIEHALLPEQGLVAPGELVIGADSHTCTYGAIGAVSTGVGSTDLAAVMATGKIWLRVPEAIKVVFSGKLNKWVTGKDLILYLIGKIGVDGANYCTLEFHGDTVKQLSMASRLTICNMVIEAGAKNGIFYVDNTTTAFLKDKVLRKYKVYTSDPDAKYKTVVDIDVTKVFPQVSFPHLPENAKDVRSIKKVYVDQVVIGSCTNGLIEDLRIAAKILTGKKVNPNVRVIIFPATPAVWMQAMKEGLLKTFMTAGATVSTPTCGPCLGGHMGILAGGERCAATTNRNFVGRMGSTKSEVYLVNPAVAAATAVKGYIVHPDKVL